From Eriocheir sinensis breed Jianghai 21 chromosome 65, ASM2467909v1, whole genome shotgun sequence, one genomic window encodes:
- the LOC126987585 gene encoding probable phosphoserine aminotransferase isoform X1 has product MSQEFSYFAPGPAKIPEEVLRGLQQELLHHKDTHVSILEVSHRSKDFGDIIQAAEKSVRELLNVPANYRVMFLQGGGTGQFAAVPLNLISRTGKADYIVTGSWSAKAAKEAAKYGQVSEVVPRAERYTGVPPPATWTLDPQASYVYYCANETVEGVEFQSVPEVPAGVPLVCDMSSNYFTRPVDVSKFGVIYGGAQKNIGCSGVTLVIIREDLLGHALPICPSVLDYTVIDKNKSLYNTPPTFAIHVTAEVLAWVKKEGGVAEMERRCLEKSNMIYSIIDGSGGFYSTVVDPASRSRVNVVFRVGGAGGDEEIEKSFVEEAARKGLLSLKGHRSVGGIRASLYNALTVQDTRRLADFMLGFQDQHKA; this is encoded by the exons ATGAGTCAGGAATTCAGTTACTTCGCGCCCGGCCCGGCCAAGATCCCCGAGGAG GTGCTCCGCGGGCTTCAGCAGGAGTTACTGCACCACAAAGACACTCACGTCAGCATCCTCGAGGTATCCCACCGCTCAAAGGACTTCGGTGACATCATCCAAGCCGCGGAGAAGTCGGTCAGGGAGTTGCT gaatGTCCCCGCCAACTACCGCGTGATGTTCCTGCAAGGCGGCGGCACGGGCCAGTTCGCCGCCGTCCCCCTCAACCTCATCTCCAGGACGGGCAAGGCGGACTACATCGTGACAG gatCCTGGTCAGCGAAGGCGGCGAAGGAGGCGGCGAAGTACGGGCAGGTGAGCGAGGTGGTGCCACGGGCGGAGCGCTACACAGGTGTGCCGCCCCCCGCCACCTGGACGCTCGACCCCCAGGCCTCCTACGTCTACTACTGTGCCAACGAGACGGTAGAAG GCGTGGAGTTCCAGAGTGTCCCCGAGGTGCCCGCCGGAGTGCCGCTGGTGTGTGACATGTCCTCCAACTATTTCACGCGGCCCGTCGACGTCTCCAAG ttCGGTGTGATCTACGGAGGCGCGCAGAAGAACATCGGGTGCTCGGGGGTGACTCTGGTGATCATCCGGGAGGACCTTCTGGGCCACGCGCTGCCCATCTGCCCCTCCGTCCTCGACTACACCGTCATTGACAAGAACAAGTCCCTCTACAACACGCCACCGACGTTTGC CATCCACGTGACGGCGGAGGTGCTGGCGTGGGTGAAGAAGGAGGGCGGGGTGGCGGAGATGGAGCGGCGGTGTCTGGAGAAGAGCAACATGATCTACTCTATTATTGATGGCTCCGGCGGCTTCTATAGCACCGTCGTGGACCCCGCCAGCAG gtcCCGGGTCAACGTGGTGTTCCGGGTGGGCGGCGCGGGGGGCGACGAGGAGATTGAGAAGAGCTTCGTGGAGGAGGCGGCGAGGAAGGGGCTGCTCTCCCTCAAAGGACacag GTCGGTGGGAGGCATCCGGGCATCTCTGTACAACGCCCTCACCGTCCAGGACACGAGGAGACTAGCGGATTTCATGCTCGGTTTCCAGGACCAACACAAGGCTTAA
- the LOC126987585 gene encoding probable phosphoserine aminotransferase isoform X3 codes for MSQEFSYFAPGPAKIPEEVLRGLQQELLHHKDTHVSILEVSHRSKDFGDIIQAAEKSVRELLNVPANYRVMFLQGGGTGQFAAVPLNLISRTGKADYIVTGSWSAKAAKEAAKYGQVSEVVPRAERYTGVPPPATWTLDPQASYVYYCANETVEGVEFQSVPEVPAGVPLVCDMSSNYFTRPVDVSKFGVIYGGAQKNIGCSGVTLVIIREDLLGHALPICPSVLDYTVIDKNKSLYNTPPTFAIHVTAEVLAWVKKEGGVAEMERRCLEKSNMIYSIIDGSGGFYSTVVDPASRSRVNVVFRVGGAGGDEEIEKSFVEEAARKGLLSLKGHRSVGGIRASLYNALTVQDTRRLADFMLGFQDQHKA; via the exons ATGAGTCAGGAATTCAGTTACTTCGCGCCCGGCCCGGCCAAGATCCCCGAGGAG GTGCTCCGCGGGCTTCAGCAGGAGTTACTGCACCACAAAGACACTCACGTCAGCATCCTCGAGGTATCCCACCGCTCAAAGGACTTCGGTGACATCATCCAAGCCGCGGAGAAGTCGGTCAGGGAGTTGCT gaatGTCCCCGCCAACTACCGCGTGATGTTCCTGCAAGGCGGCGGCACGGGCCAGTTCGCCGCCGTCCCCCTCAACCTCATCTCCAGGACGGGCAAGGCGGACTACATCGTGACAG gatCCTGGTCAGCGAAGGCGGCGAAGGAGGCGGCGAAGTACGGGCAGGTGAGCGAGGTGGTGCCACGGGCGGAGCGCTACACAGGTGTGCCGCCCCCCGCCACCTGGACGCTCGACCCCCAGGCCTCCTACGTCTACTACTGTGCCAACGAGACGGTAGAAG GCGTGGAGTTCCAGAGTGTCCCCGAGGTGCCCGCCGGAGTGCCGCTGGTGTGTGACATGTCCTCCAACTATTTCACGCGGCCCGTCGACGTCTCCAAG ttCGGTGTGATCTACGGAGGCGCGCAGAAGAACATCGGGTGCTCGGGGGTGACTCTGGTGATCATCCGGGAGGACCTTCTGGGCCACGCGCTGCCCATCTGCCCCTCCGTCCTCGACTACACCGTCATTGACAAGAACAAGTCCCTCTACAACACGCCACCGACGTTTGC CATCCACGTGACGGCGGAGGTGCTGGCGTGGGTGAAGAAGGAGGGCGGGGTGGCGGAGATGGAGCGGCGGTGTCTGGAGAAGAGCAACATGATCTACTCTATTATTGATGGCTCCGGCGGCTTCTATAGCACCGTCGTGGACCCCGCCAGCAG gtcCCGGGTCAACGTGGTGTTCCGGGTGGGCGGCGCGGGGGGCGACGAGGAGATTGAGAAGAGCTTCGTGGAGGAGGCGGCGAGGAAGGGGCTGCTCTCCCTCAAAGGACacag